The following proteins come from a genomic window of Streptomyces sp. Sge12:
- a CDS encoding aminotransferase class V-fold PLP-dependent enzyme, with amino-acid sequence MTETIRSAGPAQAFPGGPALFHLDPRVAHLNHGSFGAVPVPVQEAQAALRAEAHADPDAFFIAVPDRLARARTRIAAHLGADPDGIAFIANATEGANLALDAVPLADGDEILVTDHGYGTVVAAAARRAPVTTVALDPRLPDEDAVRETVLAALTPRTRVAVLDHVSSPTARIIASPRLLAELRVRGVTTVVDGAHAPGMLADPLAGGADFWFGNLHKWGYAPSGSAVLAVAPQHRSRIRALVPSWEDSHGFPRSVENRATADYTGWLAAPDGLDLLERLDAAKVRAHNSALAAHGAALLAELPGLTALPHGEGLAMRTLRLPAGVAETPERARELRERIAAEQGIRVLIWPWPGGGGIRVCGQIYNRPEEYERLAAVLPSCLRRA; translated from the coding sequence GTGACCGAGACGATTCGTTCCGCCGGGCCCGCCCAGGCATTCCCCGGCGGGCCCGCCCTGTTCCACCTGGACCCCCGCGTCGCCCATCTGAACCACGGCTCCTTCGGCGCGGTCCCGGTCCCCGTCCAGGAGGCCCAGGCCGCGCTCCGCGCCGAGGCACACGCCGACCCCGACGCCTTCTTCATCGCCGTCCCGGACCGCCTCGCCCGGGCCCGCACCCGGATCGCCGCGCACCTCGGCGCCGACCCCGACGGCATCGCCTTCATCGCCAACGCCACCGAGGGCGCCAACCTCGCCCTCGACGCCGTCCCGCTCGCCGACGGCGACGAGATCCTGGTCACCGACCACGGCTACGGCACCGTCGTCGCGGCCGCCGCCCGCCGCGCCCCCGTCACCACCGTCGCCCTCGATCCCCGCCTGCCCGACGAGGACGCCGTACGGGAGACCGTGCTGGCCGCGCTGACCCCCCGTACGCGGGTGGCCGTACTCGACCACGTCAGCTCGCCCACCGCGCGGATCATCGCCTCCCCCCGGCTGCTCGCCGAGCTGCGCGTACGCGGGGTCACCACCGTCGTCGACGGGGCCCACGCCCCCGGCATGCTCGCCGACCCCCTCGCCGGGGGCGCCGACTTCTGGTTCGGCAACCTCCACAAGTGGGGCTACGCGCCCTCCGGCAGCGCGGTCCTGGCCGTGGCCCCACAGCACCGCAGCCGCATCCGGGCGCTCGTACCGTCCTGGGAGGACTCGCACGGATTCCCGCGTTCCGTCGAGAACCGCGCCACCGCCGACTACACCGGCTGGCTCGCCGCCCCCGACGGGCTGGACCTCCTCGAACGCCTCGACGCCGCCAAGGTGCGGGCCCACAACAGCGCGCTGGCCGCCCACGGCGCGGCCCTGCTCGCCGAGCTCCCCGGGCTCACCGCGCTCCCGCACGGCGAGGGGCTCGCGATGCGCACCCTGCGCCTGCCGGCCGGCGTCGCCGAGACCCCGGAGCGCGCCCGCGAACTGCGCGAGCGGATCGCGGCCGAGCAGGGCATCCGGGTGCTGATCTGGCCCTGGCCGGGCGGCGGCGGCATCCGCGTCTGCGGCCAGATCTACAACCGCCCCGAGGAGTACGAACGCCTCGCCGCCGTCCTCCCGTCCTGCCTCAGGCGCGCCTGA
- a CDS encoding LysR family transcriptional regulator: MELRQLAYFVAVAEEQNFTRAAERVHISQSGVSAQIRRLERELGAELFDRSARTATLTAAGEAALAPARAALAAAEAVGQAVGDVAGVIRGRITVGMVVGCTVTPLFDALAAFHRTHPGVEIALVEENSDRLVQGVRAGAVDVALIGTATAAPADLEALTIVSERLVVAVPPGHPLAGRPRVTLRDLGGHPVICMPTGTGLRAVLDRACAAQHLRPAIALEAGAADALADLAARGLGVAVLSESMAEAYRDRLTVRVLDDVDIPALLCLVWRTAHGPAVRELLAYGRRSFGAAHDRAPGGTHGGVHGDASEGGLPASPAAGDDPQDSRTGSPEEQ; encoded by the coding sequence ATGGAACTGAGGCAGCTCGCCTACTTCGTCGCCGTCGCCGAGGAGCAGAACTTCACCCGGGCGGCCGAGCGGGTGCACATCAGCCAGTCCGGGGTCAGCGCCCAGATCCGCCGCCTCGAGCGCGAGCTGGGCGCCGAGCTGTTCGACCGCTCGGCCCGCACCGCCACCCTCACCGCCGCCGGAGAGGCCGCGCTCGCACCCGCCCGGGCCGCACTCGCCGCGGCCGAGGCGGTCGGCCAGGCCGTGGGGGACGTGGCGGGCGTCATCCGGGGCCGGATCACGGTCGGCATGGTCGTGGGCTGCACCGTGACCCCGCTGTTCGACGCCCTCGCCGCCTTCCACCGGACCCATCCCGGCGTGGAGATCGCCCTGGTGGAGGAGAACTCCGACCGGCTCGTCCAGGGGGTGCGCGCCGGCGCCGTCGATGTGGCCCTCATCGGGACGGCGACCGCGGCCCCCGCCGATCTGGAGGCCCTCACGATCGTCAGCGAGCGGCTCGTCGTCGCCGTCCCGCCCGGCCACCCACTGGCGGGCCGGCCCCGGGTCACCCTGCGCGACCTGGGCGGCCATCCCGTCATCTGCATGCCCACCGGCACCGGCCTGCGCGCGGTCCTCGACCGGGCCTGCGCCGCTCAGCACCTGCGGCCGGCGATCGCCCTGGAGGCCGGGGCCGCGGACGCGCTGGCCGACCTCGCCGCGCGCGGGCTGGGCGTCGCCGTCCTCAGCGAGTCCATGGCCGAGGCCTACCGCGACCGGCTCACCGTCCGCGTCCTCGACGACGTCGACATCCCGGCCCTGCTCTGCCTGGTCTGGCGCACCGCGCACGGCCCTGCCGTGCGCGAGCTGCTCGCGTACGGGCGTCGCTCCTTCGGCGCTGCTCACGACCGTGCTCCCGGCGGTACCCACGGCGGTGTTCACGGGGACGCGAGCGAGGGCGGTCTACCGGCATCACCGGCGGCGGGGGATGATCCGCAGGACAGCCGCACCGGATCCCCGGAGGAGCAGTGA
- a CDS encoding YybH family protein, translating into MRPEDITRLFVERSNAGDAAGVAALYEEDAVLAYPPGERTVGRKAIQALWEQVLAHRPVFEPEEPLPTLISGGIALTSTPPKDGSGARAQVVRRQPDGSWLRLLDQPEFAPPTG; encoded by the coding sequence ATGCGCCCCGAGGACATCACCCGCCTGTTCGTCGAGCGTTCCAACGCCGGGGACGCGGCAGGGGTCGCCGCGCTCTACGAGGAGGACGCGGTGCTGGCGTACCCGCCCGGGGAGCGGACCGTGGGCCGGAAGGCGATCCAGGCCCTGTGGGAGCAGGTGCTGGCCCACCGCCCTGTCTTCGAGCCCGAGGAGCCGTTGCCGACGCTGATCAGCGGTGGCATCGCCCTCACCTCGACCCCGCCGAAGGACGGTTCCGGCGCCCGCGCGCAGGTCGTCCGGCGCCAGCCCGACGGCAGCTGGCTGCGCCTGCTCGACCAGCCCGAATTCGCCCCGC